The genomic DNA TGCCCGCCGACGTGCTGCGCATCCGCGGCCGCCACAACGCGATGAACGCACTGGCGGCGCTCGCGCTGGCCAGCGCCGCCGGCTGCCCGCTCGGCCCCATGCTTTATGGCCTGCGCGAATACCGCGGCGAGCCGCACCGCGTGGAGCCGATCGCCATCGTCGACGAGGTCGAGTACTTCGACGACAGCAAGGGCACCAACGTCGGTGCAACGGTCGCCGCGCTCAACGGCCTGGGCGAAGACCGGCGCGTGGTCGTGATCCTCGGCGGCGAGGGCAAGGGCCAGGACTTCGAACCGCTGGCCGGGCCCGTGGCGCAGTACGCGCGCGCCGTGGTGCTCATCGGCCGCGATGCGCCGCTGATCGAGCAGGCGCTGGCCGCCACCGGTGCTTCGCTGATGCACGCGGGCTCGATGCAGGAGGCCGTCAAGCTGGCCGCCGCGCGCGCCAACCCCGGCGATGCCGTGCTGCTGTCACCGGCCTGTGCGAGCTTCGACATGTTCAAGGACTACGAGCACCGCGCGGCCGTGTTCCGCGAGGCCGTGCAGGCGCTTGCGGACGACCCGCGCGAGGCGGCCCCGTCGTCGAACGATGCCGACTTTTCCTCGGGAGACCCGGTTTGAACACCACGGCCGCCGGCGCCACGCCCAATGCAAAGACCAGCCGGTTCGGCGGCTGGTTCCGGCGCGCGCGCAGCGGCATCGACTCGCTGCCGGTGCACCTGCCGGTGCGGCTGGGCGGCGCTGGCGTCACGCAGACCAAGGCCGCGCCGATGCGCGTGCTGGGCTTCGACCAGGCGCTGGTCTGGGTCACCGTGGCGCTGCTCACCTGGGGCCTGGTGATGGTCTATTCGGCCTCCATCGCGCTGCCGGACAACCCGCGCTTCGCGCGTGCGGGCTACAGCGCGTCGTTCTTCCTCACGCGGCACGCGGCCTCGGTGGTGTTCGCGTTCATCGCGGCGCTGCTGGCCTTCCAGATTCCCATGAAGACCTGGGAGCGCGCCGCGCCCTGGCTCTTCGTGGCCTCGCTGCTGCTGCTGGTGGCGGTGCTCATTCCGCACATCGGCATCAACGTCAACGGCGCGCGGCGCTGGCTGCCGCTGGGCTTCATGCGCTTCCAGCCGTCCGAGCTCGCCAAGCTCGCGATGGTGCTCTATGCCGCCAGCTACATGGTGCGCAAGATGGAGATCAAGGAACGCTTCTTCCGCGCCGTGCTGCCGATGGGCGTGGCGGTGGTGGTGGTCGGCATGCTGGTGATGGCCGAACCCGACATGGGTGCATTCATGGTGATTGCCGTGATTGCCATGGGCATCCTGTTCCTGGGCGGCGTGAACGCGCGCATGTTCTTCGTGATCGCGGCGCTGGTGGTGGTGGCCTTCGGCACCATCGTGGCCACCAGCTCGTGGCGCCGCGAGCGCATCTTCGCGTACCTCGATCCATGGAGCGAGGAGCACGCGCTGGGCAAGGGCTACCAGCTGTCGCACTCGCTGATCGCCATCGGCCGCGGCGAGGTCTTCGGCGTCGGCCTGGGCGGCAGCGTCGAGAAGCTGCACTGGCTGCCCGAGGCACACACCGACTTCCTGCTCGCGGTGATCGGCGAGGAGTTCGGCCTGGTCGGCGTGCTGCTGATCATCGGCCTGTTCCTCTGGCTGACGCGCCGCGTCATGCACATCGGCCGCCAGGCGATCGCGCTCGACCGCGTGTTCTCGGGCCTCGTGGCGCAGGGCGTGGGCGTGTGGATCGGCTTCCAGGCCTTCATCAACATGGGCGTGAACCTCGGCGCACTGCCAACCAAGGGGCTCACCTTGCCGCTGATGAGCTTCGGCGGCTCGGCCATCCTGATGAACCTGGTGGCGCTCGCTGTCGTGCTGCGCATCGACTACGAGAACCGCGTGTTGATGCGGGGGGGACGCATATGACCGGCCGCACCGCACTCGTCATGGCCGGCGGCACCGGCGGCCACATCTTCCCGGGGCTCGCGGTGGCCGAGGCGCTGCGCGAGCGCGGCTGGCGCGTGCACTGGCTGGGCGCGCCCGGCAGCATGGAAGAAAAGCTCGTGCCGCCGCGCGGCTTTGCCTTCGAGCCGGTGCAGTTCGGCGGCGTGCGCGGCAAGGGGCCGCTCACGCTGTTCCTGCTGCCGCTGCGGCTTCTGCGCGCGTTCTGGCAGAGCATCGGCGTGGTGCGCCGCGTGCAGCCCCACGTCGTCGTCGGCCTGGGCGGCTACATCACCTTTCCGGGCGGAATGATGAGCGTGCTGCTCAACAAGCCGCTGGTGCTGCATGAGCAGAACTCGGTGGCCGGCCTTGCCAACAAGGTGCTGGCGGGTGTGGCCGACCGCGTGTTCACGGCCTTCCCCAACGTGCTGAAGAAGGCGCAGTGGGTGGGCAACCCGCTGCGCGCGGCGTTCACCTCGCAACCCGAGCCGGCCGTGCGCTTCGCAGGCCGCAGCGGACCGCTGCGGCTCCTGGTGGTGGGCGGCAGCCTGGGGGCCAAGGCGCTCAACGCCGTGGTGCCGCAGGCGCTGGCGCGCATCGCGCCGGCCACGCGCCCGCGGGTGCTGCACCAGAGCGGCGCCAAACAGATCGACGAGCTGCGCGCCAACTACGCGGCAGCCGGCGTGGAGGGCGAACTCACGCCCTTCATCGAAGACACCGCGCAGGCCTATGCCGACGCCGACATCATCGTCGCGCGCGCCGGGGCCAGCACCGTGACAGAAATCGCGGCCGTCGGCGCAGCAGCGCTGTTCGTGCCTTTTCCCTCGGCGGTCGACGACCACCAGACCACCAACGCGCGCTTCCTCGTCGACGCGGGCGGCGGCTGGCTGGTGCAGCAGGCCGACCTCACTCCTGAATTGCTGGCTGATTTGCTACAGAAAACCGAGCGCACCGCGCTGATCGACAAGGCCACCAGGGCCAAAACCATGCAGAAGACCGAAGCCGTCGAGGCCGTCGTCCGCGCCTGCGAGGAGCTTGCCAGATGAAGCACGCGATCCGTCACATCCATTTCGTGGGCATCGGCGGCTCGGGCATGAGCGGCATCGCCGAGGTGCTGTTCAACCTGGGCTACCGCATCACCGGTTCCGACCTGGCCGACAGCGCCACCCTGCGCCGGCTCGCGGGCCTGGGCATCGGCACCTTCGTGGGCCATGCCGCTGCGCACATCGACGGCGCGGATGCGGTCGTCACTTCCACCGCGGTGCAGTCGGACAACCCCGAGGTGCTGGCCGCGCGCGAGAAGCGCATTCCCGTGGTGCCGCGTGCGCTGATGCTGGCCGAACTGATGCGGCTCAAGCAGGGCATCGCGATTGCGGGCACGCACGGCAAGACCACCACCACCAGCCTGGTGGCGAGCGTGCTCGATGCGGCCGGGCTCGATCCCACCTTCGTGATCGGCGGGCGCCTGAACAGCGCCGGCGCCAACGCGCAGCTCGGCAGCGGCGACTACATCGTGGTGGAAGCCGACGAGTCGGACGCCTCGTTCCTGAACCTGCTGCCCGTGATGGCAGTGGTCACGAACATCGATGCCGACCACATGGAAACCTACGGGCACGACTTCGCAAGGCTCAAGAAGGCTTTTGTCGACTTTCTGCACCGCATGCCGTTCTATGGCGTGGCCATCCTGTGCACCGACGATCCGGCGGTGCGCGACATCGTGGCCGAAGTCACCTGCCCGGTGACGAGCTACGGCTTCGGCGAGGAAGCCCAGGTACGCGCGATCGACGTGCGCGCGGTGGGCGGCCAGATGCATTTCACGGCCCAGCGGCGCAACGGCGTCACGCTGCCCGACCTGCCGATCGTGCTGAACCTGCCGGGCGAGCACAACGTGCGCAACGCGCTTTCGGTGATCGCGGTGGCGGTGGAGCTCGGCATTCCCGACGAAGCGGTGCAGCGCGGACTGGCCGGCTTCAAGGGCGTGGGCCGACGCTTCCAGAGCTTTGGCGAGGTGGCCGCGCAGGGCGAGCCGGCCGGCAGCTTCACCGTGATCGACGACTACGGCCATCACCCGGTCGAGATGGCCGCGACCATTGCCGCCGCGCGCGGCGCGTTCCCGGGGCGCCGGCTGGTGCTGGCCTTCCAGCCGCACCGCTACACCCGCACGCGCGACTGCTTCGAGGACTTCGTCAAGGTCATCGGCAATGCCGACGCGGTGCTGCTGGGCGAGGTCTATGCCGCGGGGGAGCCGCCCATCGTGGCGGCGGACGGCCGCACGCTGGCGCGCGCCCTGCGCGTGGCCGGCAAGGTGGAGCCGGTGTTCGTCGACGACATCGGCGCCATGCCGCAGGCCATCCTGGACAACGCGCGCGCCGGCGACGTGGTGCTTTGCATGGGTGCGGGCTCCATTGGCGCCGTGCCGGGCAAGGTGGTTGAAATTGCAGCCGCGGCATCGCTGCCGCCAACAACGCGCAGCAGGCGCAAGGGGGAGGCAGCATGAGCCTTCAGGATCCAAAACAATTCGGCAAGGTGGCCGTGCTGTTCGGCGGAAGCTCCGCCGAGCGCGAAATCTCGCTCCTTTCCGGCAATGGCGTGCTCGGGGCGCTGCGCTCGCGCGGTGTCGACGCGCATGCCTTCGATCCCGCCGAGCGCGACCTGGTCGAGCTGCGGCGCGAGGGTTTCGCGCGCTGCTTCATCGCGCTGCACGGCCGGCACGGCGAGGACGGCACGGTGCAGGGCGCGCTCGAGCTGCTCGGCATTCCCTACACCGGCTCGGGCGTGATGGCTTCGAGCGTGGCCATGGACAAAGTCATGACCAAGCGCATCTGGCAGGCCGACGGGCTGCCGACGCCCAGGTACGTGCGCCTGGCCTTCGACCAGCAAAGCCGCGAGCAGATCCGCGCCGTGCCCGACGTGCTCGGGCTGCCGCTCATCGTGAAGCCGCCGCGCGAGGGCTCGTCGATCGGCGTGACCAAGGTCGAAGGCTACTCGCAGATGCAGGATGCCGTGGCGCTGTCGGCGAAGTACGACGCCGACGTGCTGTGCGAGGAGTTCATCGAAGGCGAGGAAGTGACCTGCGCCGTGCTCGGCAGCGGCCTCGACGCCCGTGCGCTGCCCGTGGTGCGCATTGCCGCGCCCGAAGGCGCCTACGACTACCAGAACAAGTACTTCACCGACGACGTGAAGTACCACTGCCCGAGCGGCCTGCCCGAAGCCGAGGAGCACGAGATCCAGCGCATCACGCTGGCCGCGTACCACACACTCGGCTGCCGCGGCTGGGGCCGCGCCGACGTGATGATTCGCGCGAGCGACCGCAAGCCTTTCCTGCTCGAGATGAACACCTCGCCCGGCATGACCAGCCATTCGCTGGTGCCCATGTCGGCGCGCGCATCGGGCATCGCCTACGAAGACCTGTGCCTGCGCGTGCTGGCCTCGGCTTCGCTGGATGCCGCGGGGGGAGCGCAATAGCCATGGCCGACAGCATTCCCGTGCCCTTCGACGTCAAGCTCATGAACATCGTCTCGAACCTGGCGTTCGTGGTGGTGGCGCTCATGCTGCTGGCGGCGGGCGCATGGTGGGTGCTGCGCCAGCCGTTCTTTCCGATCGGCGGCATCAAGGTCGATGGCGACGTGACGCACAACAACGCCGTGACGCTGCGCGCCAACGTCGCGCCGCAGCTCGCGGGCAACTTCTTCACCGTCGACCTGGCACGTGCGAGAACCGCCTTCGAGTCGGTGCCCTGGGTGCGCAAGGCGGTGGTGCGGCGCGAGTTCCCGAACAAGCTGCGCGTGACGCTGACCGAGCAGGTGCCGGTGGCCAACTGGGGCGACGAGGCCGGCTCGAAGCTGATCAACGGCTTTGGCGAGGTGTTCGAAGCCAACGTGGCCGAGGTGGACGACCGGCTGCCGCGGCTCGACGGTCCCATCGAGCAGGCCGGGCAGGTGCTTGGCATGTACCGCGTGATTGCGCCGCTGTTCCCGCCCTACGACTTCAGCGTGGAAGAACTCACGCTGTCGAGCCGGGGCAGCTGGAAGGCGGTGCTGGACACCGGCGCCGAGATCGAGCTGGGCCGCGGCCAGGCCGAGGAGGTGACGGCCCGCACGCAGCGTTTCCTGAAGACCGTGACCCAGGTCGCGGGCCAGTACCGCCGCACCGCGGCGGACGTCGAGGGGGCCGACCTGCGGCACAACGACGCCTATGCGCTGCGTCTTCGCGGCGTCACCACGGTCGTTGCCGACCCCAAGACGAAGAAGAAATAGATAGCGAATACCGAGGACATTCAATGCCCAAAGAATACAAAGACCTGGTTGTCGGACTCGACATCGGAACCGCCAAGGTGATGGTGGTCGTCGCCGAGGTGCTGCCCGGCGGCGAACTCAAGCTGGCGGGGCTCGGCATCGCGCCGAGCAACGGCCTCAAGCGAGGCGTGGTGGTGAACATCGACGCCACGGTGCAGAGCATCCAGCAGGCCTTGAAGGAGGCCGAGCTGATGGCCGACTGCAAGATCAGCCGCGTCTACACCGGCATCACCGGCAGCCACATCCGCGGCATCAATTCGAGCGGCATGGTGGCGGTGAAGGACAAGGAGGTCACGCCCGCCGACGTGGCCCGCGTGGTGGAAACCGCGCGCGCCATCAACATCTCGAGCGACCAGCGCCTGCTGCTGGTGGAGCCGCAGGAATTCGTGATCGACGGGCAGGACGTGAAGGAGCCGATCGGCATGAGCGGCATGCGGCTCGAGGCCAAGGTGCACATCGTGACCGGCGCGCAGAGCGCGGCCGAGAACATCATCAAGTGCGTGCGCCGCTGCGGCCTCGAGGTCGACCAGCTGATGCTCAATCCGCTGGCCTCCAGCCAGGCGGTGCTGACCGAGGACGAGCGCGAGCTCGGCGTGGTGCTGGTGGACATCGGCGCGGGCACCACCGACGTGGCCATCTTCACCAACGGCGCGATCCGCCACACGGCGGTGATCCCGATCGCGGGCGACCTGATCACCAGCGACATCGCGATGGCGCTGCGCACGCCCACCAAGGACGCGGAAGACATCAAGGTCGAAAACGGCTATGCCAAGCAGCTGCTGGCCGACCCCGACACGCAGGTGGAAGTGCCGGGCCTGGGCGACCGCGGTCCGCGCATGCTGAGCAAGCAGGCGCTGGCCGGCGTGATCGAGCCGCGCATCGAGGAGATCTTCTCGCTGGTGCAGCAAGTGGTGCGCGAGTCGGGCTACGAAGAGGTGCTGTCCTCGGGCGTGGTGCTCACGGGCGGCAGCGCGGTGATGCCCGGCATGGTCGAGCTCGGCGAGGACATCTTCCTGAAGCCGGTGCGGCGCGGCATTCCGAAGTATTCGAGCGCGCTCTCCGACATGGTGGCGCAGCCGCGCGCCGCCACCGTGATGGGCCTGCTCGAGGAAGCACGCTTCGCACGCATGCGCGGCTTCAAGGTCGCGCAGAAGAACGGATCCGTAAAGACTGCGTTCGGGCGTTTCAAGGACTTCATCGTGGGGAACTTCTGACCATGAACCACTCCCCACTCTGGCTCGCACGCGGCGGTCCGCCCTTGCATTTCAACGAGCGATGGCGGCGCACGGGTCCACCGCCGCGACGACAGCTTCGTTGAACTCGTCAAGACACCAGAAAAATTCATAGATACACAACGGCAACTGCAAATTCAAGGAGTTAGAAATGACCATCGAAATGATCGAAGTCGAAGAATTCAACCAAGGCACCCAGATCAAGGTGATCGGCGTCGGCGGCGGCGGCGGCAATGCCGTCGCGCACATGATGGAGCGCGGCGTGCAGGGCGTGCAGTTCGTCTGCGCCAACACCGACGCGCAGGCGCTCCAGCGCAGCAACGCGCACAAGATCATCCAGCTGGGCACCAGCGGACTGGGCGCGGGCAGCAAGCCCGACAAGGGCCGTGACGCGGCCGAAGCCGCGGTGGACGACATCCGCGCGGCCATCGACGGCGCGCACATGCTTTTCATCACGGCCGGCATGGGCGGCGGCACCGGTACCGGCGCCGCACCGGTGATCGCGCGCGTGGCCAAGGAGATGGGCATCCTCACCGTGGGCGTGGTGACCAAGCCCTTCGACTGGGAAGGCGGCCGCCGCATGACCAACGCCGACGCCGGCCTGGCCGAGCTCGAGGCCAACGTCGACTCGCTGATCGTGGTGCTCAACGAGAAGCTGCTCGACGTGCTGGGCGAGGACATCACCCAGGACGAAGCCTTCGCGCATGCCAACGACGTGCTCAAGAACGCGGTGGGCGGCATCTCGGAAATCATCAACGAGTACGGCGGCGTGAACGTCGACTTCGAAGACGTGCGCACCGTGATGGGCGAGCCCGGCAAGGCCATGATGGGCACGGCCGCTGCTGCCGGCCCGGACCGCGCGCGCATTGCCGCCGAGCAGGCCGTGGCCTGCCCGCTGCTCGAAGGCATCGACCTCTCGGGCGCCAAGGGCGTGCTGGTGCTGGTGACCGCATCGAAGGGCTCGCTGAAGCTCAACGAGTCGAAGCTCGCGATGAACACCATCCGCGCCTACGCCTCGCCCGATGCGCACGTGATCTATGGCGCGGCCTACGACGAGAGCCTGGGCGACCAGATGCGCGTGACGGTGGTCGCCACCGGCCTGTCGCGCGCCGATGCGCGCCGCCAGGCACCGACGCTCGAAGTGATCCGCACCGGCACCGACAACATCCCGTTCAACGTGCCCACGCTCGGCGCCGGCCATGCGGGCCACGCCGGCCACGGCGGCGGCAACCAGCCGAACTACGACGGCATGGCCGTTCCCAGCGTGTGGCGCACGAACCGCACCATGGCCGCGGCCAAGGTGGACGCGCTGTCGTCGGGCGGCATGGACGATTTCGAGATCCCGGCATTCCTGCGCCGTCAGGCTGATTGACGGCAAGGCAACCGAACGCAGAGGGCACGAAGGTTCGCAAGGGGTACGGGGAAGACCTGAAAGGGACTTCTGCCGGCTCTAGGCGCTGCGTCCGCTTCGTGCCCTTTGCGTCCATCGCCGGTCGGTGGGCATAGAACCCATGTCTATCGCTGCCATAGCGAGGGGAATAGCGCGACACGGGCGCCGCGCGCCTAAAATCTTCGGCGTGCTGCAACAACGAACCCTCAAGTCGATCAGCCGCGCCGTGGGCGTGGGGCTTCACAGCGGCCAGCGCGTGGAACTCACGCTGCGCCCCGCTCCGGTGGACACCGGCATCGTGTTCCGGCGCGTCGACCTGCCCGAGCCGGTCGACATCCGCATGACCGCCGAAGCGGTGACCGACACGCGCCTGGCCTCCACCGTCTCGACCGGCGGCGCCAAGGTGCAGACGGTCGAGCACCTGATGTCGGCCTGCGCCGGCCTCGGGATCGACAACCTCTACATCGACATCACGGCCGACGAAGTGCCGATCCTCGACGGGTCGGCCTCGTCCTTCGTGTTCCTGCTGCAAAGCGCGGGCATCGAGCTGCAGAAGGCGCCGCGCCGCTTCATCCGCGTGACGCGCAAGGTCGAGGTGCGCGAGGGCGAGGGCGCCAACGAGAAGTGGGCGAGCCTGGAGCCCTACCACGGCTACAAGCTGAGCTTCGAGATCGACTTCGACCACCGCGTGGTCAATTCCACCGGCCAGCGCGTGGAGTTCGACCTCGGCACCGACTCCTACAGCCGCGACATCGCACGCGCGCGCACCTTCGGCTTCACCAAGGAAGTGGAATACATGCGCAGCAAGGGCCTGGCGCTCGGCGGCGGCCTGGACAACGCCATCGTGATGGACGACACCAAGGTGCTCAATGCCGGGGGCCTGCGCTACGACGACGAGTTCGTGAAGCACAAGATCCTCGACGCCATGGGCGACCTCTACATCATCGGCAAGCCGCTGCTCGCGGCCTACACCGCGTTCCGCTCGGGCCATGCGCTCAACAACAAGCTGCTGCGCGAACTGCTGGCCCACAGCGACGCCTACGAGGTCGTCACCTTCGAAGACGAAAAGCGCGCACCGCGCGGCTTCGGCGAAGTGGCGCGGGCCTGGTAGGCCGCGTTCGCAATGCTTCTCTTCCGCTGGGCCATCCTGCTGCTTCTGCTGGTGGCGGGCGTGTCGTTTGCGTTCTATGCGGGCACGGGCCAGGCCAAGTACCGGCGCTTCGGCTGGATCGTGCTCAAGTGGACGCTGCTTGCGGCCTTCGGCTTCTTCGCGGTGCTGATTGCCGAACGCGTGGTGTGATCTGGCTCGTCCCCAGGCTGCGCGGCACTTCGTGGCCGGTGATCGATCTCAGTCGGCCAGGGTCTGCAACGCCTGCACCTGCTGCGCCAGCAGCGGCCCCCTGCGGTGCGCGGGCACCAGCAGCATGAGCGTGTCGCCCAGTGCCTTCGGCCGTCCCCAGGGCGCATGCAGCCTGCCTTGCGCGAGCAGCGGCGCCACCAGCCGCTCGCGGCCCATCAGCACGCCTTCGCCGTCGAGCGCCGCCTGCAGCGCGAGGCTGTAGAGCGAGAAGTCCGGGCCGGCGGCCAGCGCATCGGCCTCGGCTGCGTTGATACCGGGACGCACGGCCTGCAGCCAGCGCGCCCAGTCGTCGTGCCACACGGTGTCGTGCAGTCCGCCGCAGCGGGCCAGTACATCGACCAGGTCGTCGAGCGCGCGCGGGCGCCCGCTTGGCAGCGCCTGCTGGAGGCGCGGGCTGCACACCGGCACCAGCCGGTCGCGCGCGAGCGCCATGCCTTGCGCGCCGACGGCGGTTTCGATGCGATCGCCGGCACGTGCATAGAAGAGGCCGAGGTCGAAGGGTTCGCGCCGGAAGTTCGGCGGCTGCTCGAGCGCCGTCACGGACACCTGCACGCCGGGCAGCGCCGCCTTCAGCCGCGAAAGCCGCGGCGACAGCCACAGCTGCGCCATCGCCGGCAGGGCCGCGACCTGCAGCGTGCTGCGGCGCGCGGCAGTCTGCGTCTCGTGCCGCAGCGCCTGCACCGCGAGGCCGAGCTGGTCGACCGCGGCGCTGAGGGCGGGCAGTGCGCGCCGTCCGTGCGCGCTGAGGCGGATGCCCTGGCTGTGGCGTTCGAACAGCGCACCGCCGGCCCAGGTCTCCAGCGCCTTGATCTGCTGCGCGACGGCGGCCGGCGTGACGAACAGCTCCTCGGCCGCACGCGCAAAGCTGCCATGGCGTGCCGCAGCCTCGAAGGCGCGAACGGCTGTGTGCGGGGGCAGGCGAGGGCGGGGTGGTGCGAGGGGCATGCGGCGTGGAGGCCCAAGTTTTTCTATCGCTCGGGCCCAGATTATCCGTGTTGCCCGCAGTGATGGCGCAGGCGACCATGCGGCCACCTGCCACTTCCAGCGAGATCTGCCGCATGCCTGCCGCCCTCCAACGCCGTTCCTGGGTTCCCGCTGCCAGCGAAGACCATGTGCTCGCGATTGCCGCCGATGCCGCCGCGCGCGATGCGGCGGGCGTGGCCGCCGAGATCGAAAGGCTCGCGGACGACAACCACCGCATCCACGACCGCGAAGGCCTGAACCTCAACCCCGCCACCAACGTGATGAATCCTGCCGCCGAGGCGCTGCTGTCGCGCGGGCTCGGCTCGCGGGCATCGCTGGGCTACCCGGGCGACAAGTACGAAGTGGGGCTGGAGGCCATCGAGCGCATCGAGGTCATCGCGGCCGAGCTGGCCGCCGAGGTGTTCGGCTCGAAGTTTGCCGAAGTGCGCGTGAGCTCCGGCGCGCTGTCGAACCTCTATGTGTTCATGGCGACCTGCCGGCCCGGCGACACGATCATCGCGCCGCCGCCGGCCATCGGCGGCCACGTCACGCACCATGCGGCCGGCGCGGCCGGGCTCTATGGATTGAAGACGGTGTCCGCGCCGGTCGATGCCGACGGCTACACGGTCGATGTCACGGCGCTGGCCAGGCTCGTGCGCGAGGTCAAGCCGAAGCTCATCACCATCGGCGGCAGCCTGAACCTGTTTCCGCACCCGGTGCCGGCGATCCGCGAGATCGCGGACAGCGTGGGCGCGAAGCTGTTGTTCGATGCCGCGCATCTTTCGGGCATGGTGGCCGGCAAGGCCTGGCCGCAGCCGCTCGAGGAGGGCGCGCATGCGATCACCATGAGCACCTACAAGAGCCTCGGCGGTCCGGCCGGCGGGCTGATCGTGTCGAACGATGCGGCGCTGATGGAGCGCATCGATGCCATCGCCTATCCCGGCCTCACGGCCAACTCCGATGCGGGGCGCACCGCGGCGCTGGCGCGCGGGCTGCTCGACTGGAAGGTGCACGGCACGGCCTACGCCTCGGCGATGCGCGAGACCGCGCAGGCGCTGGCACGCGCGCTCGACGCCGAGGGCCTGCCGGTGTTCGCGAAGGCGCGCGGCTTCACGCAGTCGCACCAGTTCGCGCTCGAGGCCGCGCCTTGGGGCGGTGGGCAGCGCGCCGCGAGGAAACTGGCCGGGGGTGGCTTGCTGGCCTGCGGCATTGGCCTGCCGATCGCACCGGTGGAGGGAGACATCAACGGCCTGCGCCTGGGCGTGCCGGAGATCGTGCGGCTCGGCTTCACGCCCGACGACATGCCGCAGCTTGCGTCGTGGATCGCGCGTGCGCTGGAAGGCGATGCGGCGTCCGTGGCCGCCGAGGTGCGCGAGCGCCGCACCCGGCTGGGCGGCCTGCGCTACATCGTGCGCTGAGTCAGCGCGAACGGCCCTGCCGGTAGGTGCCGGCGTGCGTCTTCGACAGCTCGGCCGCCTCGGCCAGACGCGCCATCGACCGGCCCACCTGCGCATGCGTGATGGCTATGCCCAGCGCGTCGGCCGCATCGGCGCCCGGCAGGCCCGGCAGGTCGAGCAGGCGCTTCACCATTTCCTGCACCTGCGCCTTGGCGGCCTGGCCGTGGCCCGCCACCGCCTTCTTCATCTGCAGTGCGGTGTACTCGGCCACCGTGAGCTTGCTGTTGACCAGCGAGGTCACGCAGGCGCCGCGCGCCTGGCCCAGCAGCAGCGTCGACTGCGGATTGACGTTGACGAAAATGATCTCGACCGCCGAGGCATCGGGCTGGTAGCGCGCGGCGATTTCCGCAATGCCGTCGAACAGCACCTTGAGCCGCGCCGGCAGGTTGCCGCTGCCCAGGTGGCGCGTGCTGATGGTGCCGCTGGCCACGTAGCGCAGCGCATGGCCGTCCGAATCGACCACGCCGAAACCGGTGGTCAGGAGGCCGGGGTCGATGCCAAGAATGCGCATGTCAGTTTTCCACCGCGCTGTGGGCGACCCACGAGCATGAAACCGACACGGCCCCAGGCCAGGAACACCGCGGAACCGGCTTTGCCGGGCCGCTGGTGTTGCCCCCTGGAGGGGGGAGTCGAGCTACACGAAGTGAGCGAGGGACGGGGGTGGGTTTCATCCTAGAGGTTGAAGTACCAGCGGATCGAATGGAAGAAGATCGGCGCCGCGAAGCACAGCGCATCGACACGGTCGAGCAGGCCGTTGGCCCCGGTCACGCCCACGCCCTTCTTGCCCCAGTTGGGAATGCCGCGATCGCGCTTGAGCGCCTTCATCACCAGGTGCCCCATGGAGCCCGCGATGCAGGCGATGACGGACACGGCGAGGGCCTGGCCGAACTTGAAGGGCGTGATGAACGAGAACAGCGCGCCCACCAGGCTGGCCACCACGATGCCGATGCCCCAGCTGGTCCAGTTGAAGCTGCGGCTCACGTTGGGCGCGAAGGGCTTGCGCTGCGTGCGGCGCGAAATCACGTGC from Variovorax sp. V93 includes the following:
- the ftsW gene encoding putative lipid II flippase FtsW translates to MNTTAAGATPNAKTSRFGGWFRRARSGIDSLPVHLPVRLGGAGVTQTKAAPMRVLGFDQALVWVTVALLTWGLVMVYSASIALPDNPRFARAGYSASFFLTRHAASVVFAFIAALLAFQIPMKTWERAAPWLFVASLLLLVAVLIPHIGINVNGARRWLPLGFMRFQPSELAKLAMVLYAASYMVRKMEIKERFFRAVLPMGVAVVVVGMLVMAEPDMGAFMVIAVIAMGILFLGGVNARMFFVIAALVVVAFGTIVATSSWRRERIFAYLDPWSEEHALGKGYQLSHSLIAIGRGEVFGVGLGGSVEKLHWLPEAHTDFLLAVIGEEFGLVGVLLIIGLFLWLTRRVMHIGRQAIALDRVFSGLVAQGVGVWIGFQAFINMGVNLGALPTKGLTLPLMSFGGSAILMNLVALAVVLRIDYENRVLMRGGRI
- the murG gene encoding undecaprenyldiphospho-muramoylpentapeptide beta-N-acetylglucosaminyltransferase; the protein is MTGRTALVMAGGTGGHIFPGLAVAEALRERGWRVHWLGAPGSMEEKLVPPRGFAFEPVQFGGVRGKGPLTLFLLPLRLLRAFWQSIGVVRRVQPHVVVGLGGYITFPGGMMSVLLNKPLVLHEQNSVAGLANKVLAGVADRVFTAFPNVLKKAQWVGNPLRAAFTSQPEPAVRFAGRSGPLRLLVVGGSLGAKALNAVVPQALARIAPATRPRVLHQSGAKQIDELRANYAAAGVEGELTPFIEDTAQAYADADIIVARAGASTVTEIAAVGAAALFVPFPSAVDDHQTTNARFLVDAGGGWLVQQADLTPELLADLLQKTERTALIDKATRAKTMQKTEAVEAVVRACEELAR
- the murC gene encoding UDP-N-acetylmuramate--L-alanine ligase, whose product is MKHAIRHIHFVGIGGSGMSGIAEVLFNLGYRITGSDLADSATLRRLAGLGIGTFVGHAAAHIDGADAVVTSTAVQSDNPEVLAAREKRIPVVPRALMLAELMRLKQGIAIAGTHGKTTTTSLVASVLDAAGLDPTFVIGGRLNSAGANAQLGSGDYIVVEADESDASFLNLLPVMAVVTNIDADHMETYGHDFARLKKAFVDFLHRMPFYGVAILCTDDPAVRDIVAEVTCPVTSYGFGEEAQVRAIDVRAVGGQMHFTAQRRNGVTLPDLPIVLNLPGEHNVRNALSVIAVAVELGIPDEAVQRGLAGFKGVGRRFQSFGEVAAQGEPAGSFTVIDDYGHHPVEMAATIAAARGAFPGRRLVLAFQPHRYTRTRDCFEDFVKVIGNADAVLLGEVYAAGEPPIVAADGRTLARALRVAGKVEPVFVDDIGAMPQAILDNARAGDVVLCMGAGSIGAVPGKVVEIAAAASLPPTTRSRRKGEAA
- a CDS encoding D-alanine--D-alanine ligase, with amino-acid sequence MSLQDPKQFGKVAVLFGGSSAEREISLLSGNGVLGALRSRGVDAHAFDPAERDLVELRREGFARCFIALHGRHGEDGTVQGALELLGIPYTGSGVMASSVAMDKVMTKRIWQADGLPTPRYVRLAFDQQSREQIRAVPDVLGLPLIVKPPREGSSIGVTKVEGYSQMQDAVALSAKYDADVLCEEFIEGEEVTCAVLGSGLDARALPVVRIAAPEGAYDYQNKYFTDDVKYHCPSGLPEAEEHEIQRITLAAYHTLGCRGWGRADVMIRASDRKPFLLEMNTSPGMTSHSLVPMSARASGIAYEDLCLRVLASASLDAAGGAQ
- a CDS encoding cell division protein FtsQ/DivIB encodes the protein MADSIPVPFDVKLMNIVSNLAFVVVALMLLAAGAWWVLRQPFFPIGGIKVDGDVTHNNAVTLRANVAPQLAGNFFTVDLARARTAFESVPWVRKAVVRREFPNKLRVTLTEQVPVANWGDEAGSKLINGFGEVFEANVAEVDDRLPRLDGPIEQAGQVLGMYRVIAPLFPPYDFSVEELTLSSRGSWKAVLDTGAEIELGRGQAEEVTARTQRFLKTVTQVAGQYRRTAADVEGADLRHNDAYALRLRGVTTVVADPKTKKK